One window from the genome of Mucilaginibacter ginsenosidivorans encodes:
- the hemN gene encoding oxygen-independent coproporphyrinogen III oxidase, giving the protein MNKTTLDLLHKYDVPSPRYTSYPTVPYWDFSTIDEAKWKHSVVDTFTAENGEMCVYVHLPFCENLCTFCACNKRITKNHQVEDPYITAVLKEWRMYRALFSTIPVIKEIHLGGGTPTFFSADNLVQLINGITADAIIKENHEFSVEVHPNYTTEEHLSRLAEVGFNRISLGIQDFDPKVQFAINRIQSFEKTKEVVDWARKYNYNSINVDLIYGLPHQTIKSIELSVSLVKTLEPDRIAFYSYAHVPWKSKGQRHYTEEDLPVASEKWAMYNRGRALLEDAGFESIGMDHFALLSDTLFVAAKNGNMHRNFMGYTTTKSKLIVGLGVSSISDSWDAFAQNEKVVEAYEEKISQGKFPLVNGHLLNREDAVIRKNILELMCEDKTILDSELLEPDFVKSALLQLQELESDGLVTVDETNIRVTSKGRSFIRNICVAIDARLWREQKNVNTFSKAI; this is encoded by the coding sequence ATGAATAAGACCACTCTGGATTTACTGCACAAATACGATGTGCCATCACCCAGGTATACGAGTTACCCTACCGTTCCCTACTGGGATTTTTCAACAATAGATGAAGCAAAGTGGAAACATTCGGTGGTTGACACATTTACAGCTGAAAATGGGGAAATGTGTGTGTATGTTCACCTACCCTTTTGTGAGAATCTGTGTACATTTTGCGCCTGCAACAAACGGATCACAAAAAATCACCAGGTTGAAGACCCATACATTACCGCTGTTCTTAAAGAGTGGCGTATGTATCGTGCTTTATTTTCAACGATCCCGGTAATAAAGGAAATCCACCTCGGAGGCGGGACGCCTACTTTTTTTAGTGCGGATAACCTGGTGCAACTTATTAATGGCATTACCGCTGACGCTATTATAAAAGAAAACCACGAATTCAGCGTAGAAGTACATCCTAATTATACCACCGAAGAACACCTTTCAAGACTTGCGGAAGTTGGCTTCAACCGGATCAGTTTGGGTATCCAGGATTTTGACCCTAAGGTTCAGTTTGCAATAAATAGGATTCAGAGCTTTGAAAAAACAAAAGAAGTCGTTGACTGGGCGAGGAAATACAACTACAATAGTATAAACGTTGATTTGATTTATGGCCTTCCTCATCAGACGATAAAAAGTATAGAACTTTCTGTCTCGCTCGTTAAGACGCTTGAACCAGATCGGATCGCATTCTATTCTTATGCCCACGTCCCGTGGAAAAGTAAAGGGCAAAGACACTATACGGAGGAAGATCTGCCGGTAGCTTCAGAAAAATGGGCAATGTACAACCGGGGAAGGGCGTTACTGGAGGATGCCGGATTTGAAAGTATAGGAATGGATCACTTCGCATTGTTGAGTGACACGCTTTTTGTTGCTGCCAAAAATGGGAACATGCATCGAAATTTTATGGGTTATACGACAACGAAATCAAAACTTATAGTTGGTCTCGGGGTCTCAAGCATCAGTGATTCCTGGGACGCATTCGCACAAAACGAAAAAGTAGTGGAAGCCTACGAAGAAAAAATCAGCCAGGGAAAATTCCCTTTGGTAAACGGTCATTTACTGAATAGAGAGGATGCTGTTATCCGAAAAAATATACTTGAATTGATGTGTGAAGATAAGACCATTCTGGATAGTGAACTGCTGGAGCCTGATTTTGTCAAAAGCGCTCTTTTACAGCTGCAGGAATTGGAATCGGACGGTCTCGTTACGGTAGATGAGACAAACATACGCGTTACCTCAAAAGGCAGATCTTTTATCCGGAATATTTGTGTTGCCATTGATGCCCGGCTATGGCGGGAGCAAAAAAATGTCAACACCTTTAGTAAAGCCATATAA
- a CDS encoding DUF2249 domain-containing protein → MMELTINPQTKIGRLLEVDRDLVIRTLVGLNKKFSKLKNPLLRSLLVKRVSIADACKISKTELTDFMRSMKQIGFKVTGDNPVENNIATLNAPFREPLDYFELDVRPMLARDKDPLKEILACIKQLEDGQGLKLINTFEPLPLIHLLADKGFSFRVEQPEPNLIVTYFSKAGSTPDETATIPLTAPAVDNDQFDRLLKKFDEHRIIFLDVRQLEMPKPMLAILEQTPNLVAGSALYVYHKKIPVYLLPELEKQGLSYVFKKIGPTDVNMLIYKK, encoded by the coding sequence ATGATGGAACTTACAATTAACCCGCAAACAAAAATCGGCCGACTGCTCGAAGTTGACCGTGACCTGGTGATCAGGACGCTCGTCGGTTTGAATAAAAAATTTTCAAAACTCAAAAATCCGTTACTACGAAGTTTATTGGTCAAAAGGGTTAGCATCGCTGACGCCTGCAAAATATCAAAAACCGAGCTCACTGATTTTATGCGGAGCATGAAGCAGATCGGGTTCAAGGTAACTGGTGACAATCCCGTTGAAAATAATATAGCTACCCTAAATGCTCCTTTCCGGGAGCCCTTGGATTATTTCGAACTTGATGTCCGCCCTATGTTGGCCCGGGACAAAGATCCCTTAAAAGAAATATTAGCCTGTATTAAACAACTCGAAGACGGTCAGGGACTAAAACTGATCAATACTTTCGAACCGTTGCCGTTGATCCATTTGCTCGCAGACAAAGGGTTTTCCTTCCGTGTGGAACAACCGGAGCCAAACCTGATCGTAACTTATTTTAGCAAAGCGGGATCTACTCCGGACGAAACGGCAACCATTCCCTTAACCGCCCCGGCCGTTGATAATGACCAGTTCGACCGGCTGTTGAAAAAATTTGACGAACACCGCATTATTTTTCTTGATGTGCGCCAACTGGAAATGCCAAAACCCATGCTGGCCATCCTGGAGCAAACACCGAACCTGGTTGCCGGGAGTGCCCTGTATGTGTATCACAAAAAGATACCGGTATACCTGCTTCCGGAGTTAGAAAAGCAGGGGTTATCCTACGTCTTTAAAAAGATCGGCCCTACGGATGTCAACATGCTGATCTATAAAAAATGA
- a CDS encoding cytochrome C oxidase subunit I, whose protein sequence is MSGIKQNPGLYKIVVTHYVVAAICFLVLSVMMLFSVKAFTGHYFHPQILAITHMAALGWGTMIILGASYQLIPVVLETDLYSEKLAWISFALFLPGLIALVYSFWVFVPGIHMQCGAILLLLAVLLFTVNVYLTAKKKKQETIQEDFIFSACICLCLTVALGAALVFNFTLAIFPQDQLHFLKLHAHMGLIGWFLLMLIGVSSKLVPMFLVSSYQSTKLLTYSYYLIVGALLYFLVDSYLFGLSLRTYLIFTIGGAGIACYFIFLLKCLRSRLRKHIDLPMLNSFLSFILLKIATLTVPFIIYFHLKNNPVTIRFSMIYGEFMLMGWITALILGQTFKTMPFIVWVKRYEHLTGKFKTPMPADLFADNLLKAQTVSYLIFCLTFMPGCYLLFLPLIYVGIAALMVTAMLYLSNIFIVLFHKTVTYGKL, encoded by the coding sequence ATGAGCGGGATCAAACAGAACCCCGGCCTTTATAAAATCGTGGTAACCCATTATGTGGTTGCCGCCATTTGTTTCTTGGTTCTTTCTGTAATGATGTTATTTTCGGTGAAAGCTTTTACCGGGCATTATTTCCATCCGCAGATCCTCGCGATCACGCATATGGCCGCGCTCGGCTGGGGAACAATGATCATCCTGGGCGCATCTTACCAGTTAATACCTGTTGTGCTGGAAACGGATCTGTATAGCGAAAAATTGGCCTGGATAAGTTTCGCGCTCTTCTTACCGGGGCTGATAGCACTTGTCTATTCATTCTGGGTATTTGTGCCGGGTATTCATATGCAATGCGGGGCTATTTTATTGCTTTTGGCCGTCCTCTTATTTACGGTAAATGTCTACCTGACCGCCAAAAAGAAGAAGCAGGAGACCATCCAGGAGGATTTTATCTTCAGCGCCTGTATCTGTCTTTGCCTGACCGTCGCCTTAGGAGCGGCGCTGGTCTTTAATTTTACCCTGGCTATATTTCCCCAGGATCAGCTGCATTTCCTGAAATTGCATGCGCACATGGGGCTGATCGGCTGGTTCCTGCTGATGCTGATCGGCGTGAGTTCCAAACTGGTACCCATGTTCCTGGTCTCGTCCTATCAAAGCACCAAATTGCTCACCTACAGTTATTACCTGATCGTAGGCGCGTTGCTGTACTTCCTGGTAGATTCCTATCTCTTTGGCCTCAGCCTTCGCACTTATCTGATATTTACCATAGGTGGCGCCGGGATAGCCTGCTATTTTATCTTCCTGTTAAAATGCCTGCGGTCGCGGTTAAGAAAGCATATCGACCTGCCAATGCTGAACAGTTTCCTCTCTTTCATCCTGTTAAAAATTGCGACGCTGACCGTTCCGTTCATTATCTACTTCCACCTTAAAAACAATCCGGTGACCATCCGCTTTTCGATGATCTATGGCGAATTCATGCTGATGGGCTGGATCACCGCGTTAATATTGGGGCAAACCTTTAAGACAATGCCTTTTATTGTTTGGGTTAAACGGTACGAACACCTGACGGGCAAATTCAAAACCCCGATGCCCGCAGACCTGTTCGCGGATAACCTGCTAAAGGCACAAACCGTTTCGTATTTGATCTTTTGCTTAACCTTTATGCCGGGCTGTTACCTGCTGTTCCTGCCGCTGATCTACGTCGGGATAGCGGCGCTGATGGTTACAGCTATGCTGTACCTGTCCAACATCTTTATTGTACTATTTCATAAAACAGTAACTTATGGCAAGCTTTGA
- a CDS encoding metal-sulfur cluster assembly factor, producing MASFDITDPNSFLKEQMTETLRLVMDPELHINIIDLGLVYGIEIEAPEKRVTVEITLSSSYCPMGESIVSAVKNCIEGHYEGYEATVNLVWEPVWSYDCITDQGKRLLGL from the coding sequence ATGGCAAGCTTTGATATTACCGACCCCAATTCCTTTTTAAAAGAACAAATGACGGAAACACTGCGCCTGGTGATGGATCCGGAACTGCACATTAACATCATCGACCTCGGGCTGGTTTACGGTATAGAAATAGAGGCTCCGGAAAAACGGGTCACGGTTGAAATAACCTTGTCCTCTTCGTATTGCCCGATGGGTGAAAGTATTGTATCTGCAGTAAAAAATTGCATCGAGGGCCATTATGAAGGTTATGAGGCCACGGTCAACCTGGTTTGGGAGCCGGTCTGGTCTTATGATTGTATTACGGATCAAGGTAAACGATTATTAGGCCTGTGA
- a CDS encoding adenosylcobalamin-dependent ribonucleoside-diphosphate reductase: protein MNVAEKKRNATIYTAEEAYQQSLEYFKGDELAARVWVNKYALKDSASNIYEATPDDMHHRIANELARIEQRYPSPLSVDEIFELIRDFTYIIPQGSPMTGIGNPYQVASLSNCFVIGNDGNADSYGGIFKIDQEQVQLMKRRGGVGHDLSHIRPKGSPVKNSALTSTGIVPFMERFSNSTREVAQDGRRGALMLSVAIRHPDAEDFIDAKMEQGKVTGANVSVRIDDAFMEAVESGSDYRQQYPVDSSTPTHETLIDPGRLWQKIVHNAWRSAEPGVLFWDTIIRESLPDCYADLGYKTVSTNPCGEIPLCPYDSCRLLAVNLFSYVDHPFTGAAAFNWDLFKKHIHAAQRIMDDIIDLELEKIDAILEKIAADPEDAELKRTETNLWQHIRNKAKEGRRTGIGITAEGDMLAALGLRYGSDEGTAFAVQVHRTLALEAYRASVNAAKERGAFALFDAEREQQNPFVLRLAATDPQLFYEMQEHGRRNMALLTIAPTGTTSLMSQTSSGIEPVFMPVYKRRRKVNPGDQDARVDFVDDLGDSWEEYVVFHHRFKQWMTVNGHDLNKNYSQQDLDELVALSPYYKATANDVDYLKKVEMQGQIQQWVDHSISVTINMPAEVTEEVVGQLYMAAWKAGCKGVTVYRDGSRSGVLIANTGDKTENTAGGETVFPVDRPPVLDAEIVRFQNNKDKWIAFIGLVDHKPYEIFTGLADDEDGILIPRWVNDGLIIKNKDGDGISRYDFQYQNRYGHKTTIEGLSYKFNPEYWNYAKLISGTLRHGMPIEKVVDLIGSLQLDEAINTWKNGVARALKKYIPDGTQVKKQVCQNCNSTNLQYQEGCLNCKDCGSSKCG from the coding sequence ATGAACGTCGCCGAAAAAAAAAGAAACGCAACCATTTACACCGCTGAAGAAGCCTACCAGCAATCACTTGAATATTTTAAAGGTGATGAGCTCGCAGCCCGGGTTTGGGTTAATAAATATGCGTTGAAAGATTCCGCCAGCAATATTTACGAAGCGACACCGGATGACATGCACCATCGTATCGCGAACGAGTTAGCAAGGATAGAACAGCGCTATCCGAGTCCATTATCGGTGGATGAGATATTTGAGCTGATCCGTGACTTTACATATATCATCCCGCAGGGCAGCCCTATGACGGGTATCGGCAACCCTTACCAGGTGGCTTCACTTTCTAATTGCTTTGTGATCGGGAACGATGGCAATGCCGATTCGTATGGCGGGATCTTCAAGATAGACCAGGAGCAGGTACAGCTCATGAAGAGGCGGGGCGGCGTAGGCCATGACCTGTCACATATTCGTCCGAAGGGCTCCCCGGTCAAAAATTCTGCACTCACCTCCACGGGGATCGTGCCTTTTATGGAACGCTTTTCTAACTCCACCCGCGAGGTTGCCCAGGATGGGCGGCGCGGCGCACTGATGCTTTCGGTAGCCATCAGGCACCCCGACGCGGAAGATTTTATAGACGCTAAAATGGAACAGGGTAAAGTAACCGGGGCCAATGTATCCGTACGGATCGATGATGCTTTTATGGAAGCTGTGGAATCCGGATCGGACTACCGGCAGCAATACCCGGTGGATAGCAGTACGCCAACTCATGAAACACTAATCGACCCGGGACGGCTGTGGCAGAAGATCGTTCATAATGCCTGGCGCTCGGCAGAGCCCGGCGTCTTATTCTGGGATACGATCATCCGGGAGTCGTTACCCGACTGTTATGCCGATCTCGGCTATAAAACCGTTTCAACCAATCCCTGCGGCGAGATTCCCTTATGCCCTTATGACTCCTGCCGTTTACTGGCCGTAAACCTGTTCAGTTATGTAGATCACCCGTTTACCGGCGCGGCGGCTTTTAACTGGGACCTGTTTAAAAAACACATTCATGCCGCTCAGCGTATTATGGACGATATCATAGACCTGGAACTGGAAAAAATTGACGCGATCCTCGAAAAGATTGCCGCGGACCCGGAAGACGCGGAATTGAAGCGGACCGAAACGAATTTGTGGCAGCATATCCGGAACAAAGCCAAAGAAGGCCGGAGAACCGGTATCGGAATCACCGCCGAAGGTGATATGCTGGCTGCCCTGGGCCTGCGCTACGGCAGCGACGAGGGGACGGCTTTCGCCGTGCAGGTGCACCGTACCCTGGCATTGGAGGCTTACCGGGCCTCGGTTAATGCCGCCAAAGAAAGGGGGGCCTTCGCCCTGTTTGATGCAGAAAGGGAGCAGCAGAACCCTTTTGTATTGCGACTCGCGGCCACAGACCCGCAGCTGTTTTATGAAATGCAGGAACACGGCAGGCGAAACATGGCTTTGCTTACTATCGCACCTACGGGAACGACCAGCCTGATGTCGCAAACCAGCTCGGGGATCGAACCGGTATTTATGCCGGTTTATAAACGCCGGCGAAAGGTGAATCCGGGTGATCAGGATGCACGTGTAGATTTTGTGGACGACCTGGGGGACTCCTGGGAAGAATACGTGGTGTTCCACCACCGGTTTAAGCAATGGATGACCGTAAACGGCCATGACCTTAATAAGAATTATTCGCAGCAGGATCTGGATGAACTGGTGGCGTTATCGCCCTATTATAAAGCTACCGCCAACGATGTTGATTACCTTAAAAAAGTGGAGATGCAGGGGCAGATCCAGCAATGGGTGGATCACTCCATCAGTGTTACCATTAATATGCCTGCGGAGGTGACCGAAGAGGTGGTAGGGCAACTCTATATGGCGGCCTGGAAAGCCGGCTGTAAGGGTGTCACCGTATATCGTGACGGTTCGCGCTCGGGTGTCCTGATCGCCAATACAGGAGATAAAACAGAAAATACTGCCGGCGGAGAAACGGTATTTCCGGTAGACAGGCCGCCTGTGCTGGATGCCGAGATCGTCCGCTTCCAAAATAACAAGGACAAATGGATCGCGTTCATCGGGTTAGTTGACCATAAACCCTATGAAATATTTACAGGCCTGGCTGACGATGAAGATGGCATCCTGATCCCGCGGTGGGTCAACGATGGCCTGATCATCAAGAACAAAGACGGCGACGGCATTTCCCGTTATGATTTTCAGTACCAGAACCGCTACGGCCACAAAACCACCATCGAGGGGCTTTCCTACAAGTTCAACCCGGAATACTGGAATTATGCCAAGCTGATCTCCGGAACCTTGCGCCATGGTATGCCGATAGAAAAGGTGGTTGACCTGATCGGCAGCCTGCAGCTCGACGAGGCCATCAATACCTGGAAGAACGGTGTCGCCCGGGCGTTAAAAAAATATATACCGGACGGCACCCAGGTAAAAAAGCAGGTTTGCCAGAACTGTAACTCGACCAACCTCCAATACCAGGAAGGCTGCCTGAACTGTAAGGACTGCGGTTCCTCCAAATGCGGATGA
- the ric gene encoding iron-sulfur cluster repair di-iron protein, which translates to MEVLDILDVTVIEPRFKHPKIFDKFDSLLAGEAFIIHNDHDPKPLYYQLLAERGQVFLWDYLESGPEVWQVKIAKKTEAENTETIGEIVAKDYRKAQVFKNLGIDFCCGGKKTIAEVCEKKGIDPEEVERQLEAIKGEANTNSENDFQNWDLGFLSDYVINTHHRYVRENTQFILEIAQKVARVHGERHPELIKVAELFERIGNDLTLHMVKEEQILFPFIKELAQVYNSGGMLPSADFGKISVPIQIMDAEHEQVGGDFETIRTITSNYQLPADACSSYTILFKKLEEYENDLHRHVHLESNILFPKAIQLEKELS; encoded by the coding sequence ATGGAAGTATTAGACATTCTGGACGTAACCGTGATCGAACCGCGGTTTAAACATCCAAAGATCTTTGACAAGTTCGATTCGCTGTTAGCCGGCGAGGCCTTTATTATTCACAATGACCATGATCCTAAACCGTTGTATTATCAGCTGCTGGCTGAAAGGGGACAGGTATTTCTTTGGGATTATCTGGAAAGCGGGCCGGAAGTATGGCAGGTAAAGATTGCCAAAAAGACCGAAGCGGAAAACACCGAGACCATTGGTGAGATTGTAGCCAAAGATTACCGCAAAGCGCAGGTCTTTAAAAACCTGGGTATCGACTTTTGTTGCGGCGGTAAAAAGACCATCGCTGAAGTTTGCGAGAAAAAAGGGATTGACCCTGAAGAAGTGGAGCGCCAGCTCGAAGCCATCAAGGGTGAAGCAAACACGAACAGTGAAAATGATTTTCAAAACTGGGACCTGGGTTTTCTGAGTGACTATGTGATCAATACCCACCACCGCTATGTACGTGAGAATACCCAGTTTATCCTGGAGATCGCCCAAAAAGTAGCACGGGTGCACGGTGAAAGACATCCGGAACTGATCAAAGTGGCGGAATTATTCGAACGGATCGGAAACGACCTGACCCTGCATATGGTCAAAGAAGAACAAATACTGTTCCCTTTTATCAAAGAACTGGCCCAGGTTTATAATTCCGGGGGCATGCTCCCTTCTGCTGACTTCGGCAAGATCTCCGTACCGATACAGATCATGGACGCTGAACATGAGCAGGTAGGCGGCGATTTCGAAACGATACGGACAATTACTTCAAATTACCAGTTGCCTGCGGATGCCTGTAGTTCTTATACCATCCTGTTCAAAAAACTGGAAGAATATGAAAACGACCTGCACCGTCACGTACACCTGGAAAGCAATATCCTGTTCCCTAAAGCCATTCAGCTCGAAAAGGAATTATCTTAA
- a CDS encoding RrF2 family transcriptional regulator, which yields MILSKSCEYAIRATVYVALKSRKNEKTGIIEVAEAIGSPMHFTGKILQTLVRKKILSSAKGPTGGFYVENGQDLFLIDIVRAIDGNGLFSACVLGLNKCSETQPCPMHEQVKPIRDQLMAEFSKKPVTELVEEFLQHKYFLK from the coding sequence ATGATACTATCCAAATCATGTGAATACGCCATCCGGGCGACGGTTTATGTCGCCCTGAAAAGCAGGAAGAATGAAAAGACAGGGATCATCGAGGTTGCTGAAGCAATCGGCTCGCCTATGCATTTTACAGGCAAGATATTGCAAACGCTGGTCCGCAAGAAGATCCTTTCATCCGCGAAGGGGCCGACCGGAGGATTTTATGTTGAAAACGGGCAGGACCTCTTCCTGATCGATATTGTCAGGGCCATCGATGGCAACGGCCTGTTCTCTGCCTGTGTACTTGGCCTGAATAAGTGCTCGGAAACACAGCCCTGCCCGATGCACGAACAGGTCAAACCGATCCGGGATCAGTTAATGGCCGAGTTCAGCAAGAAGCCTGTTACCGAACTGGTGGAAGAGTTTCTGCAGCATAAATACTTTTTGAAATAA
- a CDS encoding c-type cytochrome — protein sequence MKNLKTLLIATLVSGLTFLYACGPSNGGSDSENTSTAAPAATASADIDPAAKSDSKGIGRFTDVKLDAIDPAMADKGMVVFNAKCGACHKVTDQKVVGPGLKDVTKRRTPEWIMNQITNPVEMEAKDPVGQALLAKHLTQMTFQNVTDEETRQILEYFRKNDSK from the coding sequence ATGAAAAATTTAAAAACCTTATTGATTGCGACGCTCGTGTCAGGTTTAACCTTTTTATATGCCTGCGGTCCGTCAAACGGGGGCTCCGATTCAGAGAACACTTCAACGGCTGCGCCAGCAGCAACAGCAAGCGCCGATATTGACCCCGCTGCGAAAAGTGACAGCAAAGGTATCGGCCGGTTCACCGATGTGAAACTGGATGCTATCGACCCCGCGATGGCGGATAAGGGCATGGTTGTTTTCAATGCCAAATGTGGCGCTTGTCACAAAGTGACCGATCAAAAAGTAGTTGGGCCCGGCCTGAAGGATGTTACCAAAAGGCGTACACCTGAATGGATCATGAACCAGATCACCAACCCGGTAGAAATGGAAGCGAAAGATCCGGTTGGCCAGGCGTTGTTAGCGAAACACCTAACCCAGATGACCTTCCAGAATGTAACGGATGAGGAAACCCGCCAGATCCTGGAATACTTTAGAAAAAATGACAGCAAATAA
- the nosZ gene encoding Sec-dependent nitrous-oxide reductase, producing MKFLSYKLLVPALAILAGSTISGCKPGKAGSSVDADAAQKVYVAPGKYDEVYAFLSGGFSGQVAAYGIPSGRLLKVIPVFSQNAENGYGYSEETKPMLNTSHGFVPWDDSHHPELSKTNGEDDGRWLFINGNNTPRIARINLATFKTVEILELPNIGGNHASPFCTENTEYVVGNTRFSEPLDNSNGDVPINSYKKNFKGAVSFVKVDKDKGAMNLAFQLIVPPFNYDLAHAGKGPSHDWIFFTCYNTEQANTLLEVNASQRDKDFIMAVNWKKAEELIAAGKGTKITAKYAHNVYNENTHTATSVMETGTQTLDVTKFPGLVYYLPCPKSPHGVDVTPDGEYMAASGKLAAVIPVFSFKKMLAAIDKKQYDGMIDGVLPVLKYEDVLHGEVKKPGLGPLHTEFDGKGYAYTTMFVSSEVVKWKIDNLEIIDRIPSYYSPGHLSVVGGDSKKPFGKYLLSLNKITKDRYLPTGPELAQACQLIDITGNKMKLLLDFPTIGEPHYAQMIPAEKILKNQVKFFKLEENKNAYATKSEKDTKVVRNGNRVDVYMTAIRSHLAPDNIEGIKIGDEVYVHVTNLEQDWDVPHGFAIKGANNAELLIMPGETCTLKWTPGLVGIVPYYCTDFCSALHQEMQGYFRVSPAGSNVPVKFSIGENPVTQ from the coding sequence ATGAAATTCTTATCTTATAAATTACTGGTACCGGCATTGGCTATATTAGCCGGCAGTACTATTTCTGGCTGTAAGCCGGGAAAAGCCGGTTCTTCCGTCGATGCCGATGCTGCCCAAAAAGTATACGTGGCTCCTGGTAAATATGATGAAGTATACGCTTTTCTATCCGGCGGGTTTAGCGGGCAGGTCGCTGCATACGGCATACCCTCTGGTCGATTGTTAAAGGTAATACCGGTTTTCTCGCAAAACGCTGAAAACGGGTATGGCTATTCGGAAGAAACAAAACCAATGCTGAATACGTCTCACGGTTTTGTTCCATGGGATGACTCCCACCATCCCGAGCTTTCGAAAACAAACGGCGAGGACGACGGGCGCTGGTTATTCATAAACGGGAACAACACCCCGCGTATAGCCAGGATCAACCTGGCCACTTTTAAAACGGTAGAAATACTTGAATTGCCTAATATCGGTGGCAATCACGCGTCCCCGTTTTGTACAGAAAACACGGAGTACGTGGTGGGTAACACCCGTTTTAGCGAACCGCTTGATAACAGCAATGGCGATGTGCCCATTAACAGCTACAAGAAAAATTTCAAAGGGGCGGTATCTTTTGTTAAGGTTGACAAGGACAAGGGAGCCATGAACCTCGCATTTCAGCTGATAGTGCCTCCATTTAACTATGACCTGGCACACGCAGGTAAAGGCCCCTCACATGATTGGATATTTTTTACCTGTTACAATACAGAACAGGCCAACACGCTGTTAGAGGTAAATGCGAGCCAGCGGGACAAAGATTTTATCATGGCGGTAAACTGGAAAAAAGCAGAAGAGTTAATAGCTGCCGGAAAGGGCACTAAGATTACTGCGAAATATGCGCACAATGTTTATAACGAAAATACGCATACCGCTACGTCGGTTATGGAAACAGGGACGCAAACTTTGGATGTTACCAAATTTCCGGGCCTGGTGTATTATTTGCCCTGCCCGAAATCACCGCATGGCGTTGACGTAACCCCTGACGGAGAATACATGGCGGCCAGCGGTAAGCTTGCGGCTGTTATCCCGGTTTTTTCCTTCAAAAAGATGCTTGCGGCAATAGACAAAAAACAATATGATGGGATGATCGATGGCGTATTACCTGTGTTAAAGTATGAAGACGTTCTCCATGGTGAGGTTAAAAAACCAGGTCTTGGGCCGTTACATACTGAATTTGACGGCAAGGGCTATGCCTACACCACCATGTTCGTATCATCCGAAGTAGTGAAATGGAAGATAGATAACCTGGAAATTATTGACAGGATACCTTCTTATTATTCACCGGGCCACTTATCGGTTGTCGGCGGTGATTCCAAAAAACCATTCGGTAAATACCTGCTGTCACTGAACAAGATCACCAAGGACAGGTACCTGCCAACAGGCCCGGAACTGGCCCAGGCTTGTCAGCTCATTGATATTACAGGAAACAAAATGAAGCTTTTGCTTGACTTTCCGACCATTGGAGAACCACATTACGCGCAGATGATACCGGCTGAAAAGATCCTGAAAAACCAGGTCAAATTCTTCAAGCTGGAGGAAAATAAAAATGCTTATGCCACCAAGTCTGAAAAAGATACTAAAGTAGTCCGGAACGGCAACCGGGTGGATGTCTATATGACGGCTATCCGTTCACACCTTGCACCGGATAACATTGAAGGGATTAAGATCGGGGACGAAGTTTATGTCCATGTCACCAACCTGGAACAGGACTGGGATGTGCCGCATGGCTTCGCCATCAAAGGCGCGAATAACGCAGAACTGCTGATCATGCCGGGTGAAACCTGCACCCTGAAATGGACTCCAGGATTAGTTGGCATAGTTCCTTACTATTGTACTGACTTTTGTTCAGCGCTCCACCAAGAAATGCAGGGCTATTTCAGGGTGTCTCCCGCAGGCTCCAATGTGCCTGTTAAATTCTCTATCGGTGAAAACCCGGTAACCCAATAA